GTACCTGATGGagcagatgatgatgaggacgaAGATGGGATGCTTCAAGGTGGTTTGAATTCAAATGTTACCCAATGTGACTGATTAACGACAATTGATGTATAATTTTAGAATCCTTCACCAATGCAACGCATTTTGGTGGTGGATCGGATGAGGAGGACCCTAGAAGGGATCGAAAAACTGTAATTGAGGAGATGATTGCGGAAAGTAAGCGACAGAAAGCCGAACGGCAGCGGGAAAACGATGAGCTGTATGATATGCGACAGAAGCTGGATGACGATCTGAAAAGTCTGATGCCACAGTTTAACGAACATATCCGGAGGGATGATGAAAGGCCTCAAGTAGATGATTTCGATCGGGCTTTGCGTGAGATGGTTTTTGAGCCACGTGGTGCACCAACAGAGAAACTAAAGTCGATAGATGTAGCAGCAACAGAGCAGAAGCGTCGTGAAGCTTTGGAACGTGAAAAACAGGAACGAATGCAGAGTGAGCTCAACGCATCAAAAGCAAAGAGTTCAAATCGTCCGGTTTCGGCCGATGCACTGTCCGACGAATATCTGATAGATGATGTTAATGGTTATGATGAGGATGCGGATGAAGTTAATGAACAAGAGAACGAGTATGGTTTGGTGAACGGTGAACGGGAAGAAGATGAAACGGACAAAGAGTCGGACGATGATGCTGACAGTAGCGATGTGGACAGTTTATCGGATCTAAAAGCAGCTACACAACACAACGATTCGGTTGAAGATTCTGAATCAGAAGATGAACCAGAGCAGGATGAGAAAAGCGCTCCAAAAGCGAAGCTACCTGTGCAAGTAACAACTGACAAAGTAAAATACAACTGTTCTGAATCTTTACCCGTGCCACGAATCGTAGATGTGCCGAGAGAATACGAACAGTTTGTCGAGATGCTTAGCGATAAAAATGTTACTGACCGAATAGATCAAATAGCGAGTATGATACACACACTGAAACAGAAAAATTTCCTGAACAAATCGCGCTGGTCGGTGCTTTTTGCATATATGTTAAATTACCTAAGCGATCGTTTCACGCGGAAAGCTTCAATTGAAGATGAGTTTCAAGTGTTGCATCTTCTCACTCCTCTTCTTCACGACATAGCGGCAACGGATCCTTCTGGCATTGGAAATGTGTACCTTAGTGTTGTGGAGGAAAAGTACAGCGACTTTAAAAATCATCCCCGGCACTATCCTGATCTGGCTACTTTGGTATTGCTCAAACTAGTTCCACTGCTTTTCTCTGCTTCCGATCGTAGACACTCCATCGTTACGCCCGTGTTGGTATTTATTGGAGAAATGCTTACCCGCTGTCAGGTTCGGAATCGACGAGATATTAGTCGTGGATTGTTTTTGGTAACAACCGTGCTGGAGTGTGTAGAGCATTCTCAACGATTCCTTCCGTCAGCAGTTGCCTTCTTAATTGGTGTCCTCGATCAAGCCTCACCGAAAGGATCGTTACCTGCAATCGTAACCATCACGCAACCGTTTAAGCAAAAATCTTGTTTGCTATTGGCTGATACGGACAATGACATCAGCGGAAGTGAGGTACTTCAGCTTACCGCACAGGATCTTCTTTTGACTCAAATAACCCCAGTGTTCAAGGTGCGTGCTATCGCTTGCACCGTTTCGTTGGTAAGCGCTCTCTGCAAGCAGCTGAACAGTGTTGCAGCAGTAGCAACCCTTGCCAAACAATTCCTCCAACCGTTGAACATTATATCGAAACAATCCTACCCACCTCCGGTGCAGGAAGTGCTTCGACAAACCAAGAACGAGCTAAACGAGCTCTCAGCACGATCGCTAGCATATTTAGTACAGGCagaaaagaaaccgaaaccgttGCGACTGCTTGAACCGAAGATCAATCCGGTCTACGAAGATATCCGGCGACGGCCAAAGGCGGCAATACCTTTGCGTGAACAACGCCGAAAGCTTCAGCAGAAGATAAAGAAGGTTACGCGTGGGGCGAAACGTGAAATTCGACTCGATAATGAGTATATCTCGAAGCTGCAGCACAAAAAACGCATGGAGAGCGATCGGGAACGTAAACAAAAGGTGCGTCAAATATTTAGCTATGCTTCGTCTCAGCAAGCCGAACTAAAATCGCTCGATAGGAGGGCTAAATATCGTAAGTAGATACGACATGGCGCACGGTTGAGGTAAGTAAAAATTTAAATCgttaaaaattaaaagtaaaaagtaaatcgtgaaattaattaaatgcgtCAGCTATGGTAGGCATGACCTAAATATCGTTAGACCTAGAAGAAGAAATTTGAATAACCAGAAAATGATAAATCGTGTAATTTCAACTTTAGTTGAGCATCTTTAAAAAAAGCTGTAAAGTGTCAATGAGTTTTGtaaaatgtatgttttttgtaatgttcttttttgttcagcCGTTTTGGCAAACAAATATATGCGATTGAATAGAAACATTAATTAGAATTTGTTCATTGTGTTACAAACGAAATGCGAATTTTATTACATAGAGTGTCACAGGTATGCTGTTGCATTTTCTCCGTCACCTAAGTTGGTCCCCATGCTACTTGCCATGCTTTTCGAAATATTCACGCGAATCTTTCGGGTTTGGCTTGATAGTGGCCGCATTCGACTTCGGCTCCCAGTTGGCAGGGCACACTTCGCCATGCTTTTCCACGAACTGGAATGCCTTAATTAGCCGGAGCGTCTCATCAACCGACCGACCTACTGGTAGATCATTGATAGTAATCTGACGTACAACACCGCTCGGATCGATGATAAACAAACCGCGCAGCGAGATTCCATCCTTCAGCAGCACGCCATAGTCGGCAGAGATTTGCTTGGTAAGGTCGGCCAACAGTGGATATTCCAGCTTGCCCAGTCCACCAGCTTTGCGTGGTGTGTTGATCCAAGCCAGGTGTGAGAAATGAGAATCAACGGAAACACCAACTACTTCCGTGTTGAGTTCCTTAAACTCCTTCATACGATCGCTAAACGCGATGATCTCGGTAGGGCAGACGAATGTGCTGGaagaataaaacacacattgAACACATTGAAACACATCGAAAATCTACACCATGCAAACGTAGCGAAACACTTACAAATCGAGCGGATAGAAAAACAGCACCAAATATTTGCCCTTATAATCTTCTAGCTTAATATCTTTGAAGTCATTATTGACGACGGCAGTTCCCTTAAATGACGGAGCCGGATGTTGAACCTGTGCGACAGACAGCATTCGTCCGGTATGGAGGTAGCTTCGTTGAAGGCCAATACCGGTCGACATTCGGGAGCACTACGGTATCGAAAGAGGTAAGTAAAGATTTTCATTACATAATAGTTGATTTATGCCGAACGAATCAAGCCAGTGCGCATACCGCTTGTGCTAGGTTGCGAACTAAAAAGGACATTTTgaagaataacaaaacagaCCGACGATTTGCAATCACTTTCACCGATGTTCACTGCACCAAGCCCGAACGTTTCGAAGGTTCTTTTATttctgtgtgtgctgcgattagCCGAATTGACAGCTGACCGTGCTATCAGACGGTGACAATTGCCTCGGAGACTTTTTCTCCGAGACTTTTTAACCTTCAAGCAGACAACCGGGTACacgggtatttttttaaatttaaactgcaattaattttgattcattgcttgaATTGTCCTGATTTTCAGTGGCCTCtcaaattaataaatacaataaatatgcaaataaatatcaaataaatatgCATACAAAAAGtctagaaaaataaataaattataaataaatacattacatgtgctattatattaaataaaggCTTTTTTACTTAAAGTTTTTACACacgtaattaaaattaaaaaaaaaaaaataaaataaaaaaaaattaaaatatgggCAAAAGAGGTGGTTTCCAGGATGGACCAGTATTCGGCCATATTGAATTTGCAATAATTCTGATGCGCATTGTATAGATACAGGCGTATAACGGAAGCGTTGAGAAATGGTTCACGcgttattacgtaacgcttcaaattaattttccgcATAATTTTACCGCGGGTTGTTCcgttttataaattaattctatatttttgctaccaaataaataatttaacagaATAGTTAAGGTGAAGTATTTATAATGAGATGTAAGTATTTATTACCAATTTTAATATGGAACTAATAAATCTAATATGGAAAATGAGACCAACGGCTGATCGCGGCTACAGTACACCACAACAGGATTGACTGCTATTATTAATCCTTGACAGTGTCTGGTCCTGCGAGGTGCCGAGGTCTACAGACCAGCAGTCTGAATTCTTTTGCTTTAGCGGTTTGCGTAGAGCTGCAGCAGCAAGTTTCTGGTCCTGCGAAGTGATGAGGACCGCGACATCTACAGACGAGCAGTCTGAATTCTTTTGCTTTAGCGGTTTGCGTAGAGCTGCAGCAGCAAGTTTCTGGTCCTGCGAGCTGACGAGGACCGCGACGTCTGCAGACGAGTAGTCTGAATTCTTTTGCTCTAGCGGTTTGCGTAGAGCTGCAGCAGCAAGTTTCTGGTCCTGCGAGCTGACGAGGACCGCGACGTCTACAGACGAGCAGTCTGAATTCTTTTGCTTTAGCGGTTTGCGTAGAGCTGCAGCAGCAAGTTTCTGGTCCTGCGAGCTGACGAGGACCGCGACGTCTGCAGACGAGTAGTCTGAATTCTTTTGCTTTAGCGGTTTGTGTAGAGCTGCAGCAGCAAGTTTCTGGTCCTGCGAGCTGACGAGGACCGCGACGTCTATACCGGAAGATAAGCAAGAGAGTTCTATCAGACACTTGCACTTTAAGTTTTATTTGGTTAATCGATTAATTCCCTTACCTGCCTGAGTTTTACCATCACCACTTGACTGCTGGTTTCTCTTTGCTGGACCCGATTCCATTTTGAGAAAGATTCAATTACGTCTTCCTGCTCGAACGTCTGCTAGCGAAATAGACAGATTGCGTAAGACAGACATGGTTGCTAGGTTACGCGCGAGCCAGCGACTACTTGATCTAAATCAGCTTCATTCGATTTGGTTTGGTACGAAAATGGTACGAAAAAAAGAGAGCCCATTTTTATTTCTAGCCGAACTGTTGTCATGGTCGTTATTGTTGAATTCAATTGCTTATGCTTATTATGTTGGTTATGTTGGTCCAGAGCTGGCGAGTGCAGCCACTGCTGTTATGGTTATGGTTCTGGCCATTTTTCTGTCACTGGCGCCAGCCTCTCCTGTTTCATCAGTTCTTGTTCTCCACGTTCTGGCAGGTTTCAGGCTGTAGCTTACGGGAGTGCGCACAATTCTACTCggatcagcggcggatcaaacggtagacggagtaggcggtcgctcagggcctcgccgtgttgggggccccaaacaacttgtgccgattgtgcgatttttggaaatttagcagcagagttaatttatagcataaaatctaattaaaaaggtagaaaattggttatccttggttagataattttttttatttgattagctatatcggcccggttacacggctacgcaagagaagtttgcagtgtattcaaactccttcttctt
This window of the Anopheles moucheti chromosome X, idAnoMoucSN_F20_07, whole genome shotgun sequence genome carries:
- the LOC128306548 gene encoding nucleolar protein 14 homolog — translated: MSAKMRKKSDAILRRKASTSVQKPNPFETMVMKTKHAVLNRGTHSKRPGKLQSMSYEKRDQTLGKEFALMHKTNRFLDARTNNKYARGPSKKVQAKEMFNLNLTHGGRTMHEIERFDDVPDGADDDEDEDGMLQESFTNATHFGGGSDEEDPRRDRKTVIEEMIAESKRQKAERQRENDELYDMRQKLDDDLKSLMPQFNEHIRRDDERPQVDDFDRALREMVFEPRGAPTEKLKSIDVAATEQKRREALEREKQERMQSELNASKAKSSNRPVSADALSDEYLIDDVNGYDEDADEVNEQENEYGLVNGEREEDETDKESDDDADSSDVDSLSDLKAATQHNDSVEDSESEDEPEQDEKSAPKAKLPVQVTTDKVKYNCSESLPVPRIVDVPREYEQFVEMLSDKNVTDRIDQIASMIHTLKQKNFLNKSRWSVLFAYMLNYLSDRFTRKASIEDEFQVLHLLTPLLHDIAATDPSGIGNVYLSVVEEKYSDFKNHPRHYPDLATLVLLKLVPLLFSASDRRHSIVTPVLVFIGEMLTRCQVRNRRDISRGLFLVTTVLECVEHSQRFLPSAVAFLIGVLDQASPKGSLPAIVTITQPFKQKSCLLLADTDNDISGSEVLQLTAQDLLLTQITPVFKVRAIACTVSLVSALCKQLNSVAAVATLAKQFLQPLNIISKQSYPPPVQEVLRQTKNELNELSARSLAYLVQAEKKPKPLRLLEPKINPVYEDIRRRPKAAIPLREQRRKLQQKIKKVTRGAKREIRLDNEYISKLQHKKRMESDRERKQKVRQIFSYASSQQAELKSLDRRAKYRK
- the LOC128306549 gene encoding peroxiredoxin-2; protein product: MSFLVRNLAQACSRMSTGIGLQRSYLHTGRMLSVAQVQHPAPSFKGTAVVNNDFKDIKLEDYKGKYLVLFFYPLDFTFVCPTEIIAFSDRMKEFKELNTEVVGVSVDSHFSHLAWINTPRKAGGLGKLEYPLLADLTKQISADYGVLLKDGISLRGLFIIDPSGVVRQITINDLPVGRSVDETLRLIKAFQFVEKHGEVCPANWEPKSNAATIKPNPKDSREYFEKHGK